A window from Megalobrama amblycephala isolate DHTTF-2021 linkage group LG9, ASM1881202v1, whole genome shotgun sequence encodes these proteins:
- the LOC125275130 gene encoding uncharacterized protein LOC125275130 — translation MNSRMAIRVIVFLTLTGLCVADSKGNLALNAMALQSSLGHSQGDAQHAVDGNRDSNYGKGSCTQTKSEHNPWWRVDLGNVYRISNVTITNRGDCCKERIKGAQIRVGNSLANNGNNNELVATVLTVFGGTETFSFESVNGRYVNIFLPGNDEILTLCEVEVSAENDIPSYLCSPRNLAVGGKANQSSTYSTNGPQYAIDGNRNPIFSRGSCTFTNWEKDPWWRLDLLDVYKVTRVSITNRGDSSPERINGAQIRIGKSLENNGNNNELAATVVTIPAGETQTFEFKPIKGRYVNIFVPGRYEYLTLCEVEVFSD, via the exons GATGGCGATACGTGTGATTGTGTTTCTAACACTTACTGGACTGTGCGTCGCTGATTCCAAAG GGAATCTTGCTCTCAATGCCATGGCTCTGCAGTCCTCCTTAGGCCACTCACAGGGAGATGCTCAACATGCAGTAGATGGAAACAGAGACTCAAATTACGGGAAGGGCTCATGCACTCAGACTAAATCTGAGCATAATCCATGGTGGAGAGTTGACCTTGGAAATGTCTACAGAATAAGCAACGTTACCATCACTAATCGTGGAGACTGTTGCAAAGAGCGGATTAAAGGAGCTCAGATTCGTGTTGGTAACAGTCTGGCCAACAACGGAAACAACAATGAgct GGTTGCAACTGTTCTCACTGTTTTTGGTGGCAcagaaacattttcatttgagtCTGTTAATGGCCGATATGTCAACATTTTTTTACCTGGGAATGATGAAATCCTTACTCTCTGTGAAGTCGAGGTGTCTGCAG aaaATGACATACCATCATACCTTTGTAGTCCAA GGAATCTTGCTGTTGGAGGCAAAGCTAACCAGTCTTCCACATACAGTACAAATGGACCTCAATATGCTATTGATGGCAACAGGAATCCAATTTTCAGTCGTGGGTCATGCACATTTACTAATTGGGAAAAGGACCCCTGGTGGAGACTTGACTTATTGGATGTCTACAAGGTAACCAGGGTTAGCATCACTAATCGTGGAGATAGTTCTCCAGAGAGAATAAATGGTGCTCAGATCCGTATCGGCAAAAGCCTGGAAAATAATGGCAACAATAATGAGCT GGCTGCGACTGTTGTGACCATCCCAGCTGGAGAGACACAAACATTTGAGTTTAAGCCTATTAAGGGACGatatgtcaacatttttgttcctGGGCGTTATGAATATCTCACACTGTGTGAAGTTGAGGTGTTTTCAG ATTAA